One stretch of Microbacterium terrae DNA includes these proteins:
- a CDS encoding pyridoxal phosphate-dependent decarboxylase family protein, producing MQELLTDRTAHRYRDLVADTASRVANRVAGARQPFSGAERADLQRLVDAVDLDAPGVGDTAALDEVDSLFLDNAVWFHHPGYAAHLNCPVVLPAIAAEAVLAAVNTSVDTYDQSTVGTLMERRLIDWTAERIGFPAGGGVFTSGGTQSNFHALFLAREAALGATTAPRREALPRLVVFATASSHFSVGKSALLLGLEDDAVVTVHDDGHGRMDAAALAAAIDAARAAGRIPMAVVATAGTTDRGVIDPVAAIAAVAEPRGVWVHVDAAYGCGLLVSPRRRHLIAGIERARSVTVDFHKSFFQPVSSSALVVREAVDLAAGAWHADYLNPLENAEPNQVDVSLQTTRRFDALKLWTTLRSMGPDRVGELFDTAIDLAAAVHDEIEADGELELVGRSQLSTVLFRVRPAAAPDDAARDALVAPVRRVLFESGRVLVAKTVIDGRPCLKLTLLNPATTLDDVREILRVVKDAATALAGIAGEASVDDLTNDLAGAGVTGEATA from the coding sequence ATGCAGGAACTGCTCACCGATCGCACCGCTCACCGCTACCGAGACCTCGTCGCCGACACCGCTTCGCGGGTCGCGAACCGCGTCGCGGGGGCACGCCAGCCCTTCTCGGGCGCCGAGCGCGCCGACCTCCAGCGTCTCGTCGACGCGGTCGACCTCGACGCCCCGGGCGTCGGCGACACCGCCGCCCTCGACGAGGTCGACTCCCTCTTCCTCGACAACGCCGTGTGGTTCCATCACCCCGGCTACGCCGCGCACCTGAACTGCCCCGTCGTCCTCCCGGCGATCGCGGCCGAAGCGGTGCTCGCCGCCGTGAACACCTCCGTCGACACGTACGACCAGTCGACGGTGGGCACGCTCATGGAGCGGCGCCTCATCGACTGGACAGCGGAGCGCATCGGATTCCCCGCGGGCGGCGGCGTCTTCACCTCGGGTGGCACGCAGTCCAACTTCCACGCCCTCTTCCTCGCCCGCGAGGCCGCGCTCGGCGCCACGACGGCGCCGCGCCGCGAGGCGCTCCCCCGCCTCGTGGTCTTCGCGACCGCGTCGAGCCACTTCAGCGTCGGCAAGTCGGCGCTGCTGCTCGGGCTCGAAGACGACGCGGTCGTCACCGTGCACGACGACGGTCACGGCCGGATGGATGCCGCGGCCCTCGCCGCGGCGATCGACGCGGCTCGTGCGGCCGGCCGCATCCCGATGGCGGTCGTCGCCACCGCGGGCACCACCGACCGCGGGGTGATCGACCCCGTCGCCGCCATCGCCGCGGTCGCCGAGCCTCGCGGAGTCTGGGTGCACGTCGACGCCGCGTACGGCTGCGGACTGCTCGTGTCGCCGCGCCGCCGACACCTGATCGCCGGCATCGAGCGGGCCCGGTCGGTGACCGTCGACTTCCACAAGAGCTTCTTCCAGCCCGTGTCGTCGAGCGCCCTCGTGGTGCGCGAGGCGGTCGACCTCGCCGCGGGCGCCTGGCACGCCGACTACCTGAACCCGCTCGAGAACGCCGAGCCCAACCAGGTCGACGTGTCGCTGCAGACCACCCGCCGCTTCGACGCGCTGAAGCTGTGGACCACCCTGCGGTCGATGGGCCCCGATCGCGTGGGCGAGCTGTTCGACACCGCGATCGACCTCGCCGCCGCCGTGCACGACGAGATCGAGGCCGACGGCGAGCTCGAACTCGTGGGCCGCTCGCAGCTGAGCACCGTGCTGTTCCGCGTACGCCCGGCGGCTGCTCCCGACGACGCCGCGCGCGACGCCCTCGTCGCCCCCGTGCGGCGGGTGCTGTTCGAGTCGGGCCGGGTTCTCGTCGCCAAGACCGTCATCGACGGTCGGCCGTGCCTCAAGCTCACCCTCCTCAACCCCGCGACGACCCTCGACGACGTGCGCGAGATCCTGCGGGTGGTGAAGGATGCCGCGACCGCGCTGGCCGGCATCGCCGGCGAGGCATCCGTCGACGACCTCACCAACGACCTCGCCGGCGCCGGCGTCACCGGGGAGGCGACCGCATGA
- a CDS encoding lysine N(6)-hydroxylase/L-ornithine N(5)-oxygenase family protein, which yields MTTHVHDLVGIGIGPFNLGLAALSEPLGLDAVFLDRADGFAWHHGMMLEGATIQVPFLADLVSMADPTSEYSFLNWLKQTGRLYPFYIRESFYPLRAEYDAYGRWVAGRLSSLRWGQEVVAVEHDAASDTYLVRAMSTDTGEERELRARHVVVGVGTNPIIPEPLRGLDGPAVHSSAYLPNRDALRATDSITVVGSGQSAAEIYRDLLEGIREGGYRLDWITRSPRFFPMEYTKLTLEMTSPEYTDHFHALPLGMRQHLGREQRGLYKGISGDLVDDVYDTLYRLSVDGPVPTTLLTDTEVTSAAWDGERYRLSLRHNQLDRTHARDTASLVLATGYGAQTPPFLAPVASRLDWDALGRFSVARDYSIDGGRGRVFVQNGEEHTHGLTAPDLGFGAWRNSVILAAVTGREVYPIERRIAFQDFGIPDAAAPAFDQPAQPAAPTASAEPTEPAAELAGAEAAR from the coding sequence ATGACCACGCACGTGCACGACCTCGTCGGCATCGGCATCGGCCCGTTCAACCTGGGGCTCGCCGCACTGTCCGAGCCGCTCGGACTCGACGCGGTGTTCCTCGACCGCGCCGACGGCTTCGCCTGGCACCACGGGATGATGCTCGAGGGCGCGACGATCCAGGTGCCGTTCCTCGCCGACCTCGTGTCGATGGCGGACCCCACGTCGGAGTACTCGTTCCTCAATTGGCTGAAGCAGACCGGGCGCCTGTACCCCTTCTACATCCGCGAGAGCTTCTACCCGCTGCGCGCCGAGTACGACGCCTACGGCCGCTGGGTCGCCGGTCGACTGTCGTCGCTGCGGTGGGGGCAGGAGGTGGTCGCCGTCGAGCACGACGCGGCTTCCGACACCTACCTCGTGCGGGCGATGAGCACCGACACCGGCGAGGAGCGCGAGCTGCGCGCCCGCCACGTGGTCGTCGGCGTCGGCACCAACCCGATCATCCCCGAACCGCTGCGCGGGCTCGACGGACCCGCTGTGCACAGCTCGGCCTACCTCCCGAACCGCGACGCGCTGCGCGCCACCGACTCGATCACCGTGGTCGGCAGCGGCCAGTCGGCAGCCGAGATCTACCGCGACCTGCTCGAGGGCATCCGCGAGGGCGGCTACCGCCTCGACTGGATCACCCGGTCTCCGCGGTTCTTCCCGATGGAGTACACCAAGCTCACCCTCGAGATGACGTCCCCCGAGTACACCGACCACTTCCACGCTCTGCCGCTGGGCATGCGTCAGCACCTCGGCCGCGAGCAGCGCGGGCTGTACAAGGGCATCTCCGGCGACCTCGTCGACGACGTCTACGACACGCTGTACCGGCTGAGCGTCGACGGCCCGGTTCCGACGACGCTCCTCACCGACACCGAGGTGACCTCGGCCGCGTGGGACGGCGAGCGCTACCGCCTGTCGCTGCGCCACAACCAGCTCGATCGCACCCACGCACGCGACACCGCGAGCCTCGTGCTCGCGACCGGATACGGGGCCCAGACCCCGCCGTTCCTCGCCCCGGTGGCGAGCCGTCTCGACTGGGATGCGCTCGGCCGATTCTCGGTCGCCCGCGACTACAGCATCGACGGCGGCCGCGGCCGCGTGTTCGTCCAGAACGGGGAGGAGCACACCCACGGGCTCACCGCCCCCGACCTCGGCTTCGGCGCCTGGCGCAACTCGGTGATCCTCGCCGCCGTCACCGGGCGCGAGGTTTACCCGATCGAGCGGCGCATCGCGTTCCAGGACTTCGGGATCCCGGATGCCGCGGCCCCGGCGTTCGACCAGCCGGCCCAGCCCGCCGCGCCCACCGCGTCGGCCGAGCCGACCGAGCCCGCCGCGGAGCTCGCCGGAGCGGAGGCCGCACGATGA
- a CDS encoding GNAT family N-acetyltransferase has protein sequence MSLATGFTIGLTEIDARRDAEAVHAWLTDPHAAFWGMASLTVDEVGDYIAAVATHPHQDGWLGVVDGEPTFYAETYDPSRVLLPGVYDGAAGDLGMHVLIAAPGDRPRHGLTDAVFAAVMRWCFDDLDARRVVVEPDVRNAAIREKNRRAGFVEIGEVLVDDGGAVKTAMLSTCTREAFVRSDLGGVS, from the coding sequence ATGAGTCTCGCCACCGGATTCACGATCGGACTCACCGAGATCGACGCCCGCCGCGACGCCGAGGCCGTGCACGCCTGGCTCACCGACCCGCACGCGGCCTTCTGGGGCATGGCGTCGCTCACCGTCGACGAGGTCGGCGACTACATCGCCGCCGTCGCGACGCATCCGCATCAGGACGGCTGGCTGGGGGTGGTCGACGGCGAGCCCACCTTCTACGCCGAGACCTACGACCCGTCCCGCGTGCTGCTCCCGGGCGTCTACGACGGCGCAGCCGGCGATCTCGGCATGCACGTGCTGATCGCCGCGCCCGGCGATCGTCCGCGACACGGGCTGACCGATGCGGTGTTCGCCGCGGTGATGCGGTGGTGCTTCGACGACCTCGACGCCCGCCGCGTCGTGGTCGAGCCCGATGTGCGCAACGCCGCCATCCGCGAGAAGAACCGTCGCGCCGGATTCGTCGAGATCGGCGAGGTGCTCGTCGACGACGGCGGCGCGGTGAAGACCGCCATGCTCTCGACCTGCACGCGCGAGGCGTTCGTCCGTTCCGACCTCGGAGGCGTGTCATGA
- a CDS encoding IucA/IucC family protein, translating to MTPTPLAAERDTRVARPTPAPHLTPEAIEAAQRHLVAKAIAEFSHERMLSPEPFGDRWALRLGDTDYRFDADVLALEHWAVDASSIERRVAGIRAPLDAQVFIIEAQELLGISEALLPVYLEEVASTLAGAAFKIHRGGPSAGDLATTADFQTIESAMTEGHPGFVANNGRIGFGTAESAAFAPEAGRTFRLVWLAARRSATHLALGEGLTEEALVAGEFSPAERDAFRERLEALGLDPAEFLLLPVHPWQWEHRIAVTFAPDVARRDLVFLGESSDEYQPQQSLRTMFNRSDPDRHYVKTALAVQNMGFLRGLSPAYMRVTPAINDWVAALVAGDAEFAASGFRVLRERASIGYTGDAYHRTALPSAHRKMLAALWRESPLPLIEPGQRLATLASLLHRDPEGRSVASAMIEHSEQDAAGWVRALLRVYLRPLVHALLAHDLAFMPHGENLILVLDGATPVGAFMKDIGEEVAVLAPRAVPAEIQRIVSPVDDREKALAIFTDVFDGVLRHLAAILHQDGTLPESEFWAQVGASVDEHAAEHPDLDSAVDLRADAFAHSCLNRLQLRNTLQMVDLADQSSSLMYAGELANPIARSRSGAALVGAAGSLAR from the coding sequence ATGACCCCCACGCCCCTCGCCGCGGAGCGCGACACCCGCGTCGCCCGGCCGACGCCCGCTCCGCACCTCACCCCCGAGGCGATCGAAGCCGCCCAGCGCCACCTCGTCGCGAAGGCGATCGCCGAGTTCTCGCACGAGCGGATGCTGTCTCCCGAGCCGTTCGGCGACCGCTGGGCGCTCCGCCTCGGCGACACCGATTACCGGTTCGACGCCGATGTGCTGGCGCTCGAGCACTGGGCAGTCGACGCCTCCTCGATCGAGCGCCGGGTGGCCGGCATCCGCGCCCCGCTCGACGCGCAGGTGTTCATCATCGAGGCTCAGGAGCTGCTCGGCATCAGCGAGGCCCTGCTCCCCGTCTATCTCGAGGAGGTCGCTTCGACCCTCGCCGGCGCGGCGTTCAAGATCCACCGCGGCGGGCCGTCGGCGGGCGACCTCGCCACGACCGCCGACTTCCAGACGATCGAGTCCGCGATGACGGAGGGGCACCCGGGGTTCGTCGCGAACAACGGTCGCATCGGCTTCGGCACCGCGGAGTCGGCGGCCTTCGCGCCCGAGGCGGGGCGCACCTTCCGGCTGGTGTGGCTGGCCGCGCGGCGCTCGGCCACGCATCTCGCCCTCGGCGAGGGCCTCACCGAGGAGGCGCTCGTCGCCGGCGAGTTCTCGCCTGCCGAGCGCGACGCGTTCCGCGAGCGCCTGGAGGCCCTCGGCCTCGACCCGGCCGAGTTCCTGCTGCTGCCGGTGCATCCGTGGCAGTGGGAGCACCGCATCGCCGTCACCTTCGCCCCCGACGTCGCACGTCGCGACCTGGTGTTCCTCGGCGAGAGCTCCGACGAGTACCAGCCGCAGCAGTCGCTGCGCACCATGTTCAACCGGTCGGACCCCGACCGGCACTACGTCAAGACGGCCCTCGCCGTGCAGAACATGGGGTTCCTCCGCGGCCTGTCTCCGGCGTACATGCGGGTCACCCCGGCGATCAACGACTGGGTCGCGGCGCTCGTCGCGGGCGATGCGGAGTTCGCCGCCTCGGGCTTCCGTGTGCTGCGCGAGCGCGCGTCGATCGGGTACACCGGCGACGCCTACCACCGCACCGCGCTGCCGTCGGCGCACCGCAAGATGCTGGCGGCACTGTGGCGCGAGAGCCCGCTGCCGCTCATCGAGCCGGGGCAGCGCCTCGCGACGCTGGCGTCGCTCCTGCACCGCGATCCGGAGGGGCGGTCGGTGGCCTCGGCGATGATCGAGCACTCGGAGCAGGATGCCGCCGGCTGGGTGCGCGCCCTGCTGCGGGTGTACCTGCGCCCGCTCGTGCACGCGCTCCTCGCGCACGACCTCGCGTTCATGCCGCACGGCGAGAACCTCATCCTGGTCCTCGACGGCGCCACACCGGTCGGCGCCTTCATGAAGGACATCGGCGAAGAGGTCGCGGTGCTCGCGCCGCGCGCCGTGCCCGCCGAGATCCAGCGCATCGTCTCGCCCGTCGATGACCGCGAGAAGGCGCTCGCGATCTTCACCGACGTGTTCGACGGCGTGCTGCGCCACCTCGCCGCGATCCTGCACCAGGACGGCACCCTGCCCGAGTCGGAGTTCTGGGCACAAGTCGGCGCTTCTGTCGACGAGCATGCGGCCGAGCATCCGGATCTCGACTCCGCCGTCGATCTGCGCGCCGACGCGTTCGCGCACTCATGCCTGAACCGCCTGCAGCTGCGTAACACGCTGCAGATGGTCGACCTCGCCGACCAGTCGTCGTCGCTCATGTACGCGGGCGAGCTCGCCAACCCGATCGCGCGCTCGCGCAGCGGTGCGGCGCTGGTGGGCGCCGCCGGCAGCCTGGCACGCTGA
- a CDS encoding penicillin acylase family protein, producing the protein MAEVFRDALGIPHIRATDAVSLAFAQGEVTARDRGWQIEVDRLRAHGRLAELIGEGGVAWDVFARRARLDDTARAAFAALDDDTRAFVAAYAAGVRQGLRESQRPAEFDELDRVFGAGWIAPEWEDHDPLGVLHVAHALFSPFPVVLWREHVAETLGDAWVEVFAGYAAEDGDEDAAGIAAASLGGLASGDDLADDTLPSSGSNGWALHGSRTAHGLPIIAGDPHRIFELPGVYQQVRLACDEFDVVGLAFPGVPGVPHFGHTGTAAWGVTNAIAHSVDVFRESLRRTDAGFAALGPDGWTAADVERSTIVVRGGEPVAVEAIETERGTVVTEVRPGADACELTAWSVRMPARVDHDLGAATLPALLRARTAEDVIAAFDSWVDPVNRVLAADSSGTVLSATVGRAPARSAAERRLPLDGRAVRTVGVIDFPPAFEVTDVAVDANERPGAAEPVSSRRFAPRSTTEWGAWSSSEHTPTPRSSSERSETKRPDPAAPSRSSSEHTPTPRSLSEHTPTSRSLSEHSETKRPDPAGIDAGWAYPSAHRARRIRHLLDELRPASVDEFAPIWGDTLSGSALALRDFLPTGELPAAPAAVRDALRAWDGRMDADSSAAGLFAAWRTALVQRVRAHPSFAPLDAPHGRGAVLDPWFGITAHVAAALPVLLRHPAIAADSAAIVAAALADASDAGRWGERHRMLPLHVLADVPGAVVPGAGLDAPLSGDSDAVRCTGSTPGVTDRSWRGSVARWAWDLADREQSLWSVPFGAAGGERSAHFGDQQPGWVDVTPARVVTDWAALTPDEPTGEASVHTAR; encoded by the coding sequence ATGGCAGAGGTCTTCCGCGACGCGCTCGGCATCCCGCACATCCGGGCGACGGATGCAGTCTCGCTCGCGTTCGCGCAGGGCGAGGTGACCGCGCGCGACCGCGGCTGGCAGATCGAGGTCGACCGGCTGCGGGCCCACGGCCGGCTCGCGGAGCTCATCGGCGAGGGCGGGGTGGCCTGGGACGTGTTCGCACGTCGCGCGCGACTCGATGACACCGCCCGTGCGGCGTTCGCAGCGCTCGACGACGACACGCGGGCATTCGTCGCCGCGTATGCCGCCGGGGTGCGGCAGGGGCTCCGCGAGTCGCAGCGACCGGCGGAGTTCGACGAGCTCGATCGCGTCTTCGGCGCCGGGTGGATCGCTCCGGAGTGGGAGGACCACGACCCGCTCGGCGTGCTCCACGTCGCGCACGCGCTCTTCTCGCCGTTCCCGGTGGTGCTGTGGCGCGAGCACGTCGCCGAGACGCTCGGCGACGCGTGGGTCGAGGTGTTCGCGGGGTATGCCGCAGAGGACGGAGACGAGGATGCCGCGGGCATCGCGGCGGCCTCGCTCGGCGGTCTCGCCTCCGGCGACGACCTCGCCGACGACACCCTGCCGTCGAGCGGGAGCAACGGCTGGGCGCTGCACGGGTCGCGCACCGCCCACGGGCTGCCGATCATCGCGGGCGACCCGCACCGCATCTTCGAGCTCCCCGGCGTCTACCAGCAGGTGCGCCTCGCGTGCGACGAGTTCGACGTGGTCGGCCTGGCGTTCCCGGGTGTGCCCGGCGTGCCGCACTTCGGGCACACCGGCACGGCGGCGTGGGGGGTCACGAATGCGATCGCGCACAGCGTCGACGTGTTCCGCGAGAGCCTGCGGCGCACGGATGCCGGCTTCGCCGCGCTCGGACCCGACGGCTGGACCGCGGCCGACGTCGAGCGATCCACGATCGTGGTGCGCGGCGGGGAGCCCGTCGCGGTGGAGGCGATCGAGACCGAGCGGGGCACGGTCGTCACCGAGGTGCGGCCGGGAGCGGATGCCTGCGAGCTCACCGCGTGGAGCGTGCGGATGCCCGCGCGGGTCGACCACGACCTCGGAGCGGCGACCCTGCCGGCGCTGCTGCGGGCACGGACCGCGGAGGACGTGATCGCCGCGTTCGACTCCTGGGTGGACCCCGTGAACCGGGTGCTCGCGGCGGACTCGTCGGGCACCGTACTCTCGGCGACCGTCGGCCGCGCGCCGGCGCGATCCGCCGCGGAGCGGAGACTCCCCCTCGACGGCCGGGCGGTCCGGACCGTGGGCGTGATCGACTTCCCACCCGCGTTCGAGGTCACCGACGTCGCCGTCGACGCCAACGAGCGGCCGGGAGCGGCCGAGCCCGTTTCGTCTCGTCGCTTCGCTCCTCGCTCAACGACCGAGTGGGGAGCCTGGTCGTCGAGCGAGCACACCCCCACCCCCCGGTCGTCGAGCGAGCGCAGCGAGACGAAACGCCCCGACCCCGCAGCCCCTTCCCGCTCGTCGAGCGAGCACACCCCCACCCCCCGGTCGTTGAGCGAGCACACCCCCACCTCCCGGTCGTTGAGCGAGCACAGCGAGACGAAACGCCCCGACCCCGCAGGCATCGACGCCGGATGGGCCTACCCGTCGGCGCACCGCGCGCGGCGCATCCGTCACCTGCTCGACGAGCTGCGCCCGGCGTCGGTCGACGAGTTCGCACCGATCTGGGGCGACACGCTCAGCGGGTCGGCCCTCGCGCTGCGGGACTTCCTCCCGACCGGTGAGCTCCCCGCCGCACCCGCGGCGGTGCGAGACGCGCTGCGCGCGTGGGACGGGCGGATGGATGCCGACTCCTCCGCCGCCGGCCTGTTCGCCGCCTGGCGGACCGCCCTCGTGCAGCGGGTGCGCGCGCATCCGTCATTCGCTCCCCTCGACGCCCCGCACGGCCGCGGAGCGGTGCTCGACCCGTGGTTCGGCATCACCGCGCACGTCGCGGCGGCCCTTCCCGTGCTGCTGCGGCACCCCGCGATCGCGGCCGACTCCGCCGCGATCGTCGCCGCCGCCCTCGCCGATGCCTCCGACGCCGGACGGTGGGGCGAGCGGCACCGGATGCTGCCGCTCCACGTGCTCGCCGACGTTCCCGGTGCGGTCGTGCCCGGGGCCGGCCTCGACGCGCCGCTCTCGGGCGACAGCGACGCTGTGCGGTGCACCGGCTCGACGCCGGGCGTCACCGACCGCAGCTGGCGGGGGTCGGTCGCGCGGTGGGCGTGGGACCTCGCCGATCGCGAGCAGAGTCTGTGGAGCGTGCCCTTCGGGGCCGCGGGCGGCGAGCGCTCGGCGCACTTCGGCGACCAGCAGCCGGGGTGGGTCGATGTCACGCCTGCGCGCGTGGTGACCGACTGGGCGGCGCTCACGCCCGACGAGCCCACGGGCGAGGCATCCGTCCACACCGCCCGATGA
- a CDS encoding GNAT family N-acetyltransferase yields MTTTATDRLITGAAGDLVHVREDPTLGRIEIAVLDPERDAALVHRWVSEPVAQFWGMGGKTVAEVRDVYAFVDSLPSHHAFLVRRDGQPVALLQTYEPENDPVGDCYTPAPGDVGMHFLLAARGAPVARYSTRLGIEIGRFLFVPAAAARIVIEPDARNDRALRRTELMGFELGPEIELPGKTGQLAFLTRERWRELAASL; encoded by the coding sequence ATGACGACGACCGCCACCGACCGCCTCATCACCGGCGCCGCCGGCGACCTCGTGCATGTCCGCGAAGATCCGACGCTCGGCCGCATCGAGATCGCGGTGCTCGACCCCGAGCGCGATGCCGCCCTCGTGCACCGCTGGGTGAGCGAGCCGGTCGCGCAGTTCTGGGGCATGGGCGGCAAGACGGTCGCCGAGGTGCGCGACGTCTACGCGTTCGTCGACTCGCTACCCAGTCACCACGCGTTCCTGGTGCGGCGCGACGGTCAGCCCGTCGCTCTGCTGCAGACGTACGAGCCCGAGAACGACCCGGTGGGCGACTGCTACACCCCGGCTCCGGGCGATGTGGGCATGCACTTCCTGCTCGCGGCGCGCGGAGCACCGGTGGCGCGGTACTCCACTCGCCTCGGCATCGAGATCGGGCGGTTCCTGTTCGTTCCCGCCGCCGCCGCGCGCATCGTGATCGAGCCCGATGCTCGAAACGACCGCGCGCTGCGCCGCACCGAGCTGATGGGCTTCGAGCTCGGTCCCGAGATCGAGCTGCCGGGCAAGACCGGGCAGCTCGCGTTCCTCACCCGCGAGCGCTGGCGGGAGCTCGCGGCGTCGCTCTGA
- a CDS encoding glycoside hydrolase family 3 protein: protein MTEASTALSADTTTIPDASAEASARPWLDASLPIEERVELLLAEMTLAEKAGLFFQTMITMGEDGELAEADPTFGLPSNREYVVDKRMTHFNLLGVAPTAGAIARWHNRLQELAASTRLGIPVTISTDPRHSFTENPGAAMLAGPFSQWPDSLGLAATRDAALVERFGDIARQEYTAVGIRVALHPQVDLATEPRWSRALQTFGEDAEVSGELGAAYIRGFQNGESFGPGAVSTMVKHFPGGGPQKDGEDPHFAYGREQVYPGDRFELHLKPFEAAFDAGVRQVMPYYGMPVGTEYEEVGFGFNKSVLTGLLRERYGFDGIVCTDWGLVNDAAIFGQPFPARAWGVEHLTPAERMIKILDAGADQFGGEACPELLLELVADGRVSEDRLDTSARRLLREKFALGLFEDRYVDAEAADAIVGSAQFRAEGDTAQRASITVLSNRAAAAAGETDAPVLPFARGVKLYVEGIASDVAAAYGEVVATPAEADIAVLRLQAPFEERATMFENFFHAGSLEFPDAVVAHVAEVAASVPTVVDVFLDRPAILGPIVESAHAVVGNWGASAAALLDVLSGVAPAQGRLPFDIPSSMAAVEASRPDVPFDTADPLFRFGHGLSL from the coding sequence ATGACCGAAGCTTCGACCGCGCTCAGCGCAGACACGACGACGATTCCGGATGCCTCGGCCGAGGCATCCGCCCGCCCGTGGCTCGACGCGAGCCTGCCCATCGAGGAGCGGGTCGAGCTGCTCCTGGCCGAGATGACGCTCGCCGAGAAGGCGGGTCTGTTCTTCCAGACGATGATCACGATGGGCGAGGACGGCGAGCTGGCCGAGGCGGACCCGACGTTCGGCCTGCCGTCGAACCGCGAGTACGTGGTCGACAAGCGCATGACGCACTTCAACCTGCTGGGCGTCGCGCCGACTGCGGGAGCGATCGCGCGCTGGCACAACCGGCTGCAGGAGCTCGCGGCATCCACCCGCCTCGGCATCCCGGTGACGATCTCGACCGACCCGCGTCACTCGTTCACCGAGAACCCCGGGGCAGCCATGCTCGCCGGCCCGTTCTCGCAGTGGCCGGACTCGCTCGGGCTGGCGGCCACCCGTGACGCCGCGCTCGTCGAGCGGTTCGGCGACATCGCGCGCCAGGAGTACACGGCCGTCGGCATCCGGGTCGCGCTTCACCCGCAGGTCGACCTCGCGACCGAGCCCCGCTGGTCGCGCGCGCTGCAGACCTTCGGTGAGGACGCCGAGGTGTCGGGTGAGCTCGGCGCGGCCTACATCCGCGGCTTCCAGAACGGCGAGTCGTTCGGACCCGGAGCGGTGTCGACGATGGTCAAGCACTTCCCGGGCGGCGGTCCGCAGAAGGACGGCGAGGACCCCCACTTCGCCTACGGTCGCGAGCAGGTCTACCCCGGTGACCGGTTCGAGCTGCACCTGAAGCCGTTCGAGGCCGCGTTCGACGCCGGCGTCCGCCAGGTCATGCCGTACTACGGCATGCCGGTCGGCACCGAGTACGAGGAGGTGGGCTTCGGATTCAACAAGTCCGTCCTCACCGGGCTGCTGCGTGAGCGGTACGGGTTCGACGGCATCGTGTGCACCGACTGGGGCCTCGTCAACGACGCGGCGATCTTCGGCCAGCCGTTCCCTGCCCGTGCGTGGGGCGTCGAGCACCTGACTCCCGCCGAGCGCATGATCAAGATCCTCGACGCCGGGGCCGACCAGTTCGGCGGTGAAGCGTGCCCCGAGCTGCTGCTCGAGCTGGTGGCCGACGGCCGGGTGTCGGAGGACCGCCTCGACACGTCGGCGCGGCGCCTGCTGCGCGAGAAGTTCGCGCTCGGCCTGTTCGAGGACCGCTACGTCGATGCCGAAGCGGCCGACGCGATCGTCGGGTCGGCGCAGTTCCGCGCCGAAGGCGATACCGCGCAGCGCGCCTCGATCACGGTGCTGTCCAACCGTGCTGCCGCGGCGGCCGGTGAGACAGACGCGCCGGTGCTGCCGTTCGCCCGCGGGGTCAAGCTTTACGTCGAGGGGATCGCGTCCGACGTCGCGGCGGCGTACGGCGAAGTCGTCGCGACGCCCGCAGAGGCCGACATCGCGGTGCTGCGACTGCAGGCTCCCTTCGAGGAGCGCGCCACGATGTTCGAGAACTTCTTCCACGCCGGATCGCTCGAGTTCCCTGACGCGGTGGTCGCGCACGTGGCCGAGGTGGCGGCATCCGTCCCCACGGTCGTCGACGTCTTCCTCGACCGCCCGGCGATCCTCGGGCCGATCGTCGAGTCGGCGCACGCGGTCGTGGGCAACTGGGGTGCGAGCGCGGCTGCGCTCCTCGACGTGCTCAGCGGCGTCGCCCCGGCGCAGGGGCGCCTGCCGTTCGACATCCCCTCGTCGATGGCCGCGGTCGAGGCATCTCGCCCCGACGTGCCGTTCGACACCGCCGACCCGCTGTTCCGCTTCGGCCACGGGCTCAGCCTGTAA